The Caulifigura coniformis genome includes a region encoding these proteins:
- a CDS encoding DUF1559 domain-containing protein, which yields MESSQGRRRAHAVRAAFTLIELLVVIAIIAILIALLLPAVQQAREAARRTQCKNNMKQIGLAIHNYHDAHRVFPLSTTGSTPNGSGCGNGFYSWLALILPQMEQGNLHNSINFNVGMMDQCNLGYSADYARLTISNTHPNAKAAATTVSSFLCPSDPIASTPSMGSAMAAPGSYAANLGWPDRTTGPDGTLPPLQVQNGFLGTINPKSPGAAWQKPNVAMRDLTDGSSNTMAVAERLVNSLTTYQAWFGETMDYANAPESVLSYCGSSAGVARSLPFWVTYCGSVTAPDPTYTKVHGRGWISGWAFAANTYLQTMPINKRNCHLYGGEDYGMNIATPSSRHTGGVNALMGDGRVIFVNQNIDMRVWWALGSRNGGEAASLEQ from the coding sequence ATGGAAAGTTCTCAGGGGCGACGGCGAGCCCACGCCGTGCGTGCTGCATTTACGCTGATCGAATTGCTGGTCGTGATCGCCATCATTGCGATCCTGATTGCCCTGTTGCTGCCGGCCGTTCAACAGGCCCGGGAAGCCGCGCGGCGGACGCAGTGCAAGAACAACATGAAGCAAATCGGACTCGCGATTCACAACTACCACGACGCCCATCGCGTCTTCCCACTCAGCACCACCGGCAGCACGCCCAACGGCTCGGGATGCGGCAACGGGTTTTACAGCTGGCTGGCCCTCATCCTGCCCCAGATGGAACAGGGCAATCTGCACAATTCGATCAACTTCAATGTGGGGATGATGGACCAGTGCAATCTCGGATACTCCGCGGACTACGCGCGGCTCACGATTTCGAACACTCACCCCAACGCCAAGGCCGCAGCGACGACGGTTTCGTCGTTTCTCTGCCCCTCCGACCCGATTGCTTCGACGCCATCGATGGGCTCCGCGATGGCAGCGCCCGGAAGCTATGCCGCCAATCTCGGCTGGCCGGACCGAACAACCGGTCCTGACGGGACCTTGCCGCCGCTGCAGGTTCAGAATGGGTTCCTCGGCACGATCAACCCGAAGTCGCCTGGGGCGGCCTGGCAGAAACCCAACGTCGCGATGCGCGACCTGACAGACGGTTCCTCGAACACGATGGCAGTGGCTGAGCGACTCGTGAACTCCCTCACCACATACCAGGCCTGGTTTGGCGAGACCATGGACTACGCAAACGCCCCGGAATCGGTTCTGTCCTACTGCGGATCGTCAGCCGGCGTGGCTCGTTCTTTGCCATTCTGGGTGACGTACTGCGGCTCGGTCACGGCGCCCGATCCCACGTACACGAAGGTCCACGGCCGAGGATGGATCAGCGGATGGGCGTTCGCGGCCAACACCTACCTCCAGACCATGCCGATCAACAAACGTAATTGCCACCTTTACGGTGGTGAAGATTACGGCATGAACATCGCCACCCCCAGCAGCCGCCACACAGGCGGTGTCAACGCACTGATGGGGGATGGCCGGGTCATCTTCGTCAACCAGAACATCGACATGCGGGTCTGGTGGGCATTGGGAAGCCGTAATGGGGGCGAAGCCGCCTCACTGGAGCAGTGA
- a CDS encoding fused MFS/spermidine synthase → MSLPPIVPSAKADSNERSLKRVLLLTALSGAAGLMHETLWTRRLVDLLGSTAEATSRVFGTFLLGLAIGAAAAAFLASRIGRPLLAAGVMELLVAVAVAPLLSLSTWSAPLLHSITSKATAGDGLAKLVVSLVAIGPASVAMGAVLPLLVAGVQERLGRSVAPSWSGGIYFWNLAGGVIGLFAVSLFVLPLCGLAAAMVVCTGLNGLIGIALIALDSLWKVPQPDQSLPRPLEAQTRGMLPVPGPLLVVAFASGAAVLAFEVVALRLLMLVAPICSFAPPVLLGVVLAALAGGAFVARKVAEGGRSDGLAWSLSLSGAAFAASPWIFMAAAQRFDLGPSASFGLYLAKLILFGLAAFGVPFVIAGAVFPLALARATQDSPSAGAWGWMLFANGIGGWLGAEIANGLLMPGIGPHAAIGVIACVPLVVAAAGLFRGPWSVRIAGLASGALAAGVIALTQGPLSRIPLVNPHLGWTVLDQRSDRDGTVAVVQHPSFEKAILISNQYLLGSSRAADDQRRQAHLALLLHPEPRDVAFIGIATGITPGAALQHPEVQSIDAIELSPDVADFARQYFDAENFGLCNHPKVNLIIDDARYVLNRRPGSYDAVIGDLILPWSPGEARLYSLEHFAAARRSLKPGGVYVQWLPAYQLTESQMAIIQQTFRAVFPRAELIRREFRVSSPALGLVGWSDDRQIDWDIVDARCAALKSGGVVLDPSLRHGDGVRMLSLAWSELPASTRTNTLDGPIVEVDAGIQRVTGRPTAKYLLGGRWLNFLAHADAAGKASEDRAHQSFRNLGLRWSRFEGQLLMSRETKRPVSDPRPPLPTTLSSDVLADWKQWPSDVHVSPKSLTRRSEVLQ, encoded by the coding sequence ATGAGTCTGCCGCCGATCGTTCCTTCCGCCAAAGCTGATTCGAACGAGCGTTCGCTGAAGCGAGTGCTGTTGCTGACGGCATTGAGCGGCGCGGCGGGGCTGATGCATGAGACACTCTGGACGAGGCGGCTCGTCGACCTGCTGGGCTCGACGGCGGAGGCCACGTCCAGAGTTTTTGGGACGTTCTTGCTCGGACTAGCGATCGGCGCAGCGGCCGCAGCGTTTCTCGCTTCCCGAATCGGCCGTCCGCTCCTGGCCGCGGGTGTGATGGAACTGCTGGTGGCAGTGGCCGTCGCGCCGCTTTTGAGCCTGTCGACCTGGTCTGCCCCCCTGCTCCATTCGATCACTTCCAAGGCGACCGCAGGCGATGGCTTGGCGAAGCTGGTGGTCTCACTGGTTGCAATCGGCCCGGCATCGGTCGCGATGGGGGCTGTGCTCCCGTTGCTCGTCGCGGGTGTTCAAGAGCGGCTGGGCCGCAGTGTTGCCCCCTCGTGGAGTGGAGGCATTTATTTCTGGAACCTTGCCGGTGGTGTGATCGGCCTGTTCGCAGTCAGTCTCTTCGTGCTGCCGCTGTGCGGACTCGCCGCGGCCATGGTGGTGTGCACCGGCCTGAATGGGCTGATCGGAATCGCGCTGATCGCGCTCGATTCTCTGTGGAAGGTCCCGCAGCCTGATCAGTCACTGCCGCGGCCGCTGGAAGCGCAGACGCGCGGAATGCTGCCTGTGCCCGGACCTCTGCTGGTCGTCGCCTTCGCGTCGGGTGCAGCGGTGCTGGCCTTTGAAGTCGTCGCCTTACGGCTTCTGATGCTGGTCGCCCCGATCTGTTCCTTCGCGCCGCCAGTTCTTCTGGGGGTCGTCCTGGCCGCTCTTGCAGGCGGCGCATTCGTCGCGCGGAAGGTCGCCGAAGGTGGCCGGTCCGATGGCCTCGCGTGGTCACTGAGCCTGTCGGGCGCCGCGTTCGCCGCTTCTCCCTGGATCTTCATGGCGGCGGCTCAGCGCTTCGACCTCGGCCCGAGCGCCTCGTTCGGCCTGTACCTGGCGAAGCTGATTCTCTTCGGGCTGGCGGCGTTTGGCGTTCCATTTGTCATCGCCGGGGCCGTCTTTCCTCTTGCACTGGCCCGGGCCACGCAGGACTCGCCGTCCGCAGGGGCCTGGGGCTGGATGCTGTTCGCGAACGGCATTGGCGGATGGCTCGGCGCGGAGATCGCAAACGGCCTGCTCATGCCGGGCATCGGTCCGCATGCTGCCATCGGGGTGATTGCTTGTGTGCCGCTCGTGGTCGCCGCGGCTGGCCTGTTCCGTGGGCCATGGTCGGTACGGATTGCTGGCCTGGCTTCCGGAGCTCTGGCGGCCGGGGTGATCGCTCTCACCCAGGGGCCATTGAGCCGGATTCCGCTCGTCAACCCGCACCTGGGATGGACAGTTCTCGACCAACGCTCGGATCGGGATGGAACCGTGGCGGTCGTGCAGCATCCGTCCTTCGAGAAGGCCATCCTGATCTCGAATCAGTATCTGCTCGGAAGCAGCCGGGCCGCGGATGATCAGAGGCGTCAGGCACATCTCGCGCTCCTTCTTCATCCGGAACCTCGGGACGTGGCCTTCATCGGAATTGCAACCGGCATCACGCCGGGTGCGGCGTTGCAACATCCCGAAGTCCAATCGATCGATGCGATCGAGCTGTCACCGGACGTCGCCGATTTCGCACGGCAGTACTTCGACGCCGAGAACTTCGGGCTTTGCAATCATCCGAAGGTCAATTTGATCATCGACGATGCCCGGTACGTCCTGAACAGACGGCCGGGATCCTACGACGCCGTGATCGGCGATCTGATTCTCCCCTGGTCACCGGGCGAGGCCCGGCTCTATTCGCTCGAGCATTTCGCAGCGGCCCGCCGCAGCCTGAAGCCGGGGGGCGTTTATGTTCAGTGGCTGCCCGCGTATCAATTGACCGAAAGCCAAATGGCGATCATTCAGCAGACGTTCCGCGCGGTTTTTCCGCGGGCGGAACTGATTCGACGCGAGTTCCGAGTCTCATCTCCGGCCCTGGGTCTCGTCGGCTGGTCGGATGACCGCCAGATCGACTGGGACATCGTCGATGCCCGATGCGCCGCGCTCAAGTCGGGCGGCGTCGTCCTGGATCCCTCACTACGTCATGGGGATGGGGTCCGCATGTTATCGCTGGCGTGGAGTGAACTGCCTGCGTCGACGCGGACCAACACGCTGGATGGGCCGATTGTGGAGGTTGATGCCGGAATCCAGCGAGTCACCGGCCGACCGACCGCGAAGTATCTGCTGGGCGGCCGCTGGCTGAACTTCCTCGCTCACGCTGATGCGGCAGGCAAAGCAAGCGAAGACCGGGCGCACCAGTCGTTTCGCAACCTGGGGCTGAGATGGTCTCGATTCGAAGGCCAACTGCTGATGAGCCGCGAAACGAAGCGGCCGGTGAGTGATCCCCGCCCGCCATTGCCGACGACACTCTCCAGCGACGTTCTTGCTGACTGGAAGCAATGGCCGTCCGACGTGCACGTCAGTCCGAAGTCGCTCACCAGGAGGTCTGAGGTCTTGCAATGA
- a CDS encoding A24 family peptidase has translation MDALHPESGALAPRDLPWRRSAVGELFSNLAGGHAVLVIVLWARHLTSLQGLLMVGSAILVLPIGAGLFPTRGGDLLCAAIAAAVFAGGMTNSAIETWLAQGPFSPTAVTCVWSAFVLWLCSDRVIAGARSLDFNAWRRLLAWTVAGGFGLYMIVLPAISIAFAPEPMSSSRALEDPTMGELIRLHITESFFAVFFFTLGATIGSFLNVVAYRMPRGESVVLRSSRCPRCTTAIQPRDNIPVLGWLLLNGRCRACQVPISAQYPIVEFIAGAVFLALYLAELISGGRNLPVRDPNFYAGVVWILMYTKWDLVGLYAYHCFQFATLGAWTLIEFDRQAIPLRSIATALIFAVVPPLLLPFLQPMPAILGQSDATARTLVDALVTTGAGVVAGLLAGWLLSAVVQDPSRRSRGVMAAMSLAGVMLGWQAVLVIVLGTLILESSLDWLVSERVRTRWPLIGSLFVSAFVHQLTWRWSADLLWLWREGARSTPRSAVTAGVIVAAIAFGVFYRRRQIAHPAAEAMYAHNTRNEVVETTFNESVGAECPTPHESSVSER, from the coding sequence TTGGACGCACTTCATCCCGAGTCCGGAGCCCTCGCACCTCGGGATCTCCCCTGGCGACGCTCTGCGGTCGGAGAGCTCTTCTCGAACCTGGCGGGCGGTCACGCGGTGTTGGTGATCGTTCTGTGGGCGCGGCACCTGACGTCGCTACAGGGCCTGCTGATGGTCGGCTCAGCCATTCTGGTGCTTCCCATCGGCGCCGGACTGTTTCCGACGCGCGGCGGCGACCTGCTGTGCGCCGCGATCGCAGCTGCGGTGTTCGCGGGAGGGATGACCAACTCGGCGATTGAAACTTGGCTTGCACAGGGGCCGTTTTCGCCAACGGCCGTGACCTGCGTGTGGTCGGCATTCGTCTTGTGGCTCTGCAGCGATCGGGTGATCGCGGGCGCGAGAAGCCTGGATTTCAATGCCTGGAGGCGACTTCTGGCCTGGACGGTCGCCGGGGGCTTTGGCCTTTACATGATCGTTCTGCCGGCGATCTCGATCGCGTTTGCGCCGGAACCTATGTCCTCCAGCCGTGCCCTGGAGGATCCCACGATGGGAGAACTGATCCGCCTGCACATCACGGAATCATTCTTCGCCGTGTTCTTTTTCACCCTCGGCGCGACGATCGGCAGCTTTCTGAATGTCGTCGCATATCGGATGCCCAGAGGGGAGTCAGTCGTCCTGCGATCGTCCCGCTGCCCCCGTTGCACAACAGCCATTCAGCCGAGGGACAACATCCCGGTGCTCGGGTGGCTTCTGCTCAACGGACGCTGCCGGGCCTGCCAGGTGCCGATTTCCGCCCAGTACCCGATCGTCGAATTTATCGCCGGAGCCGTGTTCCTCGCGCTGTATCTCGCGGAACTGATCTCCGGCGGCAGGAATCTGCCCGTCCGCGATCCAAACTTCTACGCAGGCGTCGTCTGGATCCTCATGTACACAAAATGGGATCTGGTCGGGCTCTACGCGTATCACTGCTTCCAGTTCGCAACTCTGGGGGCGTGGACACTGATCGAGTTTGATCGGCAGGCAATCCCGCTCCGATCAATCGCAACGGCATTGATTTTCGCTGTCGTTCCCCCGCTGCTGCTCCCCTTCCTGCAACCCATGCCGGCGATCCTCGGTCAATCCGACGCAACCGCAAGAACTCTGGTCGATGCGCTCGTCACGACCGGCGCGGGCGTTGTGGCAGGCCTGCTCGCCGGATGGTTGTTGTCCGCCGTCGTCCAGGATCCATCTCGTCGCTCCCGCGGCGTGATGGCCGCGATGTCCCTGGCCGGCGTCATGCTGGGCTGGCAGGCCGTGCTCGTGATCGTGCTGGGGACTCTCATCCTCGAGTCCAGTCTCGACTGGCTTGTCAGTGAACGGGTCCGCACCCGCTGGCCGCTGATCGGCAGCCTGTTCGTCAGTGCATTCGTACACCAGCTCACATGGCGATGGTCAGCCGATCTGCTCTGGCTATGGAGGGAAGGGGCCAGAAGCACTCCGCGATCTGCAGTCACCGCCGGGGTGATCGTTGCGGCGATCGCATTCGGTGTGTTCTATCGACGTCGACAGATTGCACATCCTGCGGCAGAAGCGATGTACGCCCACAACACGCGGAATGAAGTTGTGGAGACGACGTTCAATGAGAGCGTTGGCGCGGAGTGTCCCACTCCCCACGAATCCAGTGTCTCAGAGCGCTGA
- a CDS encoding DUF1559 family PulG-like putative transporter: protein MKLIRKCSSRSGFTLIELLVVIAIIGILVSLLLPAVQQAREAARITQSRNNLKQIGLALHNYLDAHSTFPAAYLADTRHSSRDPDTYDGPNGFGWGTMLLPFLDQGPLYNQLNTDRPCWDPVNANPVVITLPVFLNPSATNSNGPTIVRGAGGAELARFGRSHYVANAGQEEPWGFQMDDYSRIADGPMFRNSRTRPASVSDGLSNTVFIGEHSQISDKTWVGVVPGAEVCTIDPAKFPITDCDAAATLVNVHSGPASAEIDPVTGFAPIHPPNSPLCHVCQMYSPHVGGANILLGDGSVRWVSQYIHQPTWAALSSCSKGEVVGEY, encoded by the coding sequence ATGAAGTTGATTCGAAAGTGTTCGTCGCGATCGGGGTTCACGCTGATCGAACTACTGGTGGTCATTGCGATCATCGGGATTCTGGTCTCGCTGCTACTGCCGGCGGTGCAGCAGGCACGCGAAGCCGCCCGGATTACGCAGAGCCGCAACAATCTGAAGCAGATCGGATTGGCCCTCCACAATTATCTGGACGCGCATTCGACGTTTCCGGCCGCCTATCTCGCCGACACCCGCCATTCGTCGCGCGACCCGGATACCTACGACGGCCCGAATGGATTCGGCTGGGGGACGATGCTGCTGCCTTTTCTCGACCAGGGCCCGCTCTACAACCAATTGAACACGGACCGGCCGTGCTGGGATCCGGTCAATGCGAACCCGGTTGTGATCACTCTCCCCGTGTTCCTGAACCCCTCTGCCACGAACTCGAACGGACCGACGATCGTTCGTGGAGCCGGAGGGGCTGAACTGGCCCGCTTTGGACGATCGCACTACGTCGCGAACGCCGGGCAGGAAGAGCCGTGGGGATTCCAAATGGACGATTACTCGCGAATTGCCGACGGCCCGATGTTCCGAAATTCTCGGACGCGTCCGGCAAGCGTCAGCGATGGATTGTCGAATACGGTGTTTATCGGCGAGCACAGCCAGATCAGCGACAAGACCTGGGTGGGGGTCGTCCCCGGCGCGGAGGTGTGCACGATCGATCCGGCGAAATTCCCGATCACCGACTGTGACGCGGCCGCAACGCTCGTCAACGTGCATTCCGGACCTGCTTCGGCTGAGATCGATCCGGTGACGGGATTCGCCCCGATTCACCCGCCCAATAGCCCGTTGTGCCACGTGTGTCAGATGTATTCGCCGCATGTTGGCGGAGCGAACATTCTGCTCGGAGACGGAAGCGTTCGGTGGGTGTCGCAGTACATCCATCAGCCGACTTGGGCGGCACTCTCGAGTTGCAGCAAGGGCGAGGTGGTGGGCGAATACTGA
- a CDS encoding DUF3526 domain-containing protein, whose protein sequence is MGLLTTVFAWVSGWNEVSKRDQLCEAAVQQNSDARTLLIAAFEPGPELEQILGRSLSEADSARATTVQMSATSPYLLARADELWSTCRFSWPLAPLSVRAFPSHPARFQLAGTSSVATIRHEPFLNPALTIAGPFDVSLLIVAAFPLAVIVLTYDLISGEREAGRLRILQIQSRSIFALGLTRCAIAVGILTVAIMAPVIALTIFAWPSRISEVLIPLLMLTLAVLAYGLAWGALAFLVNSRGASSTANGVVLVLCWGIWIVAVPSAVDLWVSSRDVATSPSRLASIESDMSRRAEADGERLLAEYRKIHPELAFDPDDLQQAIVCQEVAVTSQIRHEMHGRLHEQFEALRSRDAARMRSAWLSPAIAIQIAVDELAEASESHHVKFAEETLAYQDQLIEYFARPTFQNRELQRRDIEAMPVFQVETRGWRGDRSVLTTVLSSLCVWCIGLVIAGRAMMTVRAADN, encoded by the coding sequence ATGGGACTGTTGACGACCGTGTTCGCCTGGGTGTCCGGTTGGAACGAGGTCAGTAAGCGCGACCAGCTCTGTGAGGCCGCGGTCCAACAGAATTCCGACGCACGGACCCTGCTCATCGCGGCGTTCGAGCCCGGCCCGGAGCTCGAGCAGATCCTCGGGCGTTCTCTCAGCGAAGCGGATTCGGCCAGGGCGACGACCGTGCAGATGTCGGCGACGTCTCCGTATCTGCTTGCCCGGGCAGACGAGCTGTGGTCCACCTGCCGATTCAGCTGGCCGCTGGCTCCGCTTTCTGTGCGGGCTTTCCCCTCGCACCCCGCTCGCTTTCAACTCGCGGGAACGTCCAGCGTCGCCACGATCCGTCACGAGCCATTCCTCAATCCCGCACTGACGATTGCCGGGCCGTTCGATGTCTCGTTGCTGATCGTCGCGGCATTCCCGCTGGCAGTGATCGTGCTGACGTACGACCTGATCTCCGGTGAGCGTGAAGCGGGCCGACTCAGGATTCTCCAGATCCAGTCGCGGTCAATCTTCGCCCTCGGCCTGACACGCTGCGCCATCGCAGTCGGCATCCTGACTGTCGCGATCATGGCCCCAGTCATTGCGCTGACGATCTTCGCATGGCCATCCCGGATTTCCGAGGTTCTGATTCCGTTATTGATGCTCACCCTTGCGGTTCTGGCCTATGGACTGGCCTGGGGAGCCTTGGCCTTCCTGGTCAATTCTCGGGGTGCATCTTCAACTGCGAACGGGGTCGTCCTCGTTCTCTGCTGGGGAATCTGGATCGTCGCGGTACCGTCGGCGGTCGACCTGTGGGTGTCTTCCCGCGACGTTGCCACCTCGCCATCCAGGCTCGCTTCGATCGAAAGCGATATGTCGCGTCGCGCAGAGGCCGATGGGGAACGCCTCCTCGCCGAATACAGGAAGATCCACCCCGAACTCGCATTCGACCCTGATGATTTGCAACAGGCGATTGTCTGCCAGGAAGTCGCTGTGACTTCCCAGATCCGGCATGAAATGCACGGCCGGCTGCACGAACAATTCGAGGCGCTTCGTTCGCGCGACGCCGCCCGAATGCGCTCAGCCTGGCTTTCCCCGGCCATCGCGATCCAGATTGCGGTCGACGAACTCGCCGAAGCATCGGAATCGCATCACGTGAAGTTCGCCGAGGAGACACTGGCCTATCAGGATCAGCTCATCGAGTACTTCGCACGTCCGACCTTCCAGAACCGTGAACTTCAGCGTCGAGACATCGAAGCGATGCCCGTCTTTCAGGTGGAAACTCGCGGCTGGCGCGGCGATCGTTCCGTCCTGACCACCGTGCTGTCATCACTGTGCGTCTGGTGCATCGGACTGGTGATCGCGGGACGGGCAATGATGACCGTGCGAGCGGCCGACAATTGA
- a CDS encoding ABC transporter ATP-binding protein, with the protein MIEAIDLKKFYGQHIALRGLNLAVQPGEIFCLLGANGAGKTTTISLFLGFIAPSSGRALVNGVDVAASPDEAKRSVAYIPETVTLYPTLSGFENLEYFATLAGGAELTKADLKACLERAGLREDAIHRPAKGYSKGMRQKVAIAVAIAKNAKALFLDEPTSGLDPQASNEFSRLLEQLSSDGVAVLMATHDLFRAKESGTRIGIMRSGELVDTLIPSAIGHAELEERALRQMRGAD; encoded by the coding sequence ATGATCGAAGCCATCGACCTGAAAAAGTTCTACGGACAACACATCGCACTGCGAGGATTGAACCTCGCCGTTCAACCGGGGGAGATCTTCTGCCTGCTCGGCGCGAACGGTGCGGGCAAGACCACAACCATCAGTCTCTTCCTCGGATTCATTGCGCCCAGCTCCGGACGCGCGCTGGTGAATGGAGTTGATGTCGCCGCCTCGCCCGATGAGGCGAAGCGTTCAGTGGCCTACATCCCGGAAACCGTCACTCTGTATCCCACGCTGTCCGGCTTCGAGAACCTGGAGTACTTCGCGACTCTCGCCGGTGGGGCAGAACTGACGAAGGCGGATCTCAAGGCCTGCCTGGAGCGTGCCGGCCTCCGCGAAGATGCGATTCATCGGCCGGCCAAGGGCTACTCGAAAGGGATGCGGCAGAAAGTCGCCATTGCAGTCGCAATCGCAAAGAATGCCAAGGCCCTTTTTCTGGACGAGCCAACTTCGGGTCTCGATCCGCAGGCGTCCAATGAATTCTCGCGCCTCCTCGAACAGCTCAGCAGCGACGGCGTCGCTGTTCTGATGGCGACGCACGACCTGTTTCGAGCCAAGGAATCCGGCACGCGGATCGGGATCATGCGGAGCGGCGAACTGGTCGACACGCTGATTCCGTCGGCGATCGGCCACGCCGAACTCGAAGAACGCGCCCTGCGACAGATGCGCGGTGCCGACTGA
- a CDS encoding DUF1559 domain-containing protein — MRNCPQRLRGFTLIELLVVIAIIAILIALLLPAVQQAREAARRTQCKNNLKQFGLALHNYESTYNVFPPQSGSTGYSPQARLLPYIEQANLQNLIDFNQRPYLGSGPNTFPNPALSNVFPAIISMFLCPSDPGPSQYTATISGQAYTFGPINYMVSNGSGTGTKYDDRYPTDGLVFLNSSVRMRDVTDGTSNTVFMSEAVRGDGIDVTLAAGATPVKPYRKLLSGTSGTSSSGPATGGYTGSGSGWPGGTITDPDLAPVVAQHTTWNGGGNGSGRGLSWVRSLSANVLTNGYNTPNSVIPDIQMHGSGYYGPRSMHTGGAHALFGDGSVRFLSDSIDRAIHHAVHSRNGGEVTGEF, encoded by the coding sequence ATGCGCAACTGTCCTCAACGCCTCCGTGGTTTCACGCTCATCGAGCTTCTGGTCGTCATCGCGATCATCGCGATCCTGATTGCCCTTCTGCTTCCTGCCGTCCAGCAGGCCCGTGAGGCCGCCCGCAGGACGCAGTGCAAGAACAACCTCAAACAGTTCGGTTTGGCGCTCCACAATTACGAGAGCACTTACAACGTGTTTCCTCCGCAGAGCGGCTCCACCGGCTACTCGCCGCAGGCCCGCTTGTTGCCCTATATCGAGCAGGCCAACCTGCAGAACCTCATCGATTTCAACCAGCGGCCCTATCTCGGATCGGGACCAAACACGTTCCCGAACCCGGCCCTCAGCAACGTCTTTCCGGCCATCATCTCCATGTTCCTTTGCCCGAGCGATCCGGGCCCCAGCCAGTACACCGCAACAATCAGCGGTCAGGCGTACACGTTCGGTCCGATCAACTACATGGTCAGCAATGGCAGCGGGACGGGCACGAAGTATGACGACCGGTATCCGACGGATGGCCTTGTCTTTCTGAACTCCAGTGTGCGGATGCGAGACGTCACGGATGGAACGTCGAATACGGTGTTCATGAGCGAGGCCGTTCGCGGCGACGGAATCGATGTGACTCTCGCCGCTGGAGCAACGCCCGTGAAGCCCTACCGAAAGCTGCTCAGTGGAACATCGGGAACGAGCTCAAGTGGCCCGGCCACCGGAGGATACACCGGGTCAGGCAGTGGCTGGCCGGGGGGAACGATCACCGATCCGGACCTGGCGCCCGTCGTCGCCCAGCACACCACCTGGAACGGGGGCGGGAACGGCTCGGGGCGAGGACTGAGTTGGGTTCGGAGTCTCAGCGCGAACGTGCTCACGAACGGCTACAACACCCCGAACAGTGTGATCCCCGACATCCAGATGCACGGATCCGGGTACTACGGGCCTCGCAGCATGCACACGGGAGGGGCCCACGCACTGTTCGGCGATGGCTCGGTGCGGTTCCTCAGCGACAGCATCGACCGGGCGATTCATCACGCCGTCCACAGCCGCAATGGCGGCGAGGTGACCGGCGAGTTCTGA
- a CDS encoding choice-of-anchor M domain-containing protein, with translation MAALFQVAAVAQADVIAEYTAGHADIGLANDGGGFLHYHFGTGAVLDGVTLAGEEEFAPADAYVRVGDAGIVNLPNIPAYTSMLGVPAGTDVWIAPQTQNPLLPFLGFATEELDPSFGNVAFTLLSMTGPGQFALWATDAFGMPTVPGGTWGTVDGIDSSDSFSLPTGAHNHFNWGFTEAGLYQLAIRAESQFGGLVDEGIFTFAVGDLTEGPQAVPEPSTLLLCGLSAFGVGVQRLRRRKAKPIASPETAPATP, from the coding sequence ATGGCAGCCCTCTTTCAGGTCGCCGCAGTTGCGCAGGCCGACGTGATCGCCGAATATACCGCCGGACACGCGGACATCGGCCTCGCCAATGACGGAGGAGGATTCCTCCACTACCACTTCGGAACGGGCGCTGTGCTCGACGGCGTGACGCTCGCGGGAGAGGAAGAATTTGCGCCTGCAGACGCGTATGTCCGCGTGGGAGATGCGGGCATCGTCAATCTCCCGAATATTCCGGCCTACACCTCGATGCTTGGCGTTCCTGCCGGCACCGATGTCTGGATTGCCCCGCAGACTCAGAACCCGCTCCTGCCGTTCCTCGGGTTCGCCACCGAGGAGCTCGATCCTTCCTTCGGCAACGTCGCCTTTACGCTCCTTTCCATGACAGGGCCGGGGCAATTCGCGCTTTGGGCGACAGACGCGTTCGGGATGCCGACCGTGCCCGGAGGAACCTGGGGAACCGTCGACGGAATCGACTCCAGCGACAGTTTTTCCCTGCCGACAGGAGCTCACAATCACTTCAACTGGGGCTTCACAGAAGCGGGTCTTTATCAACTCGCGATTCGGGCGGAGTCGCAGTTCGGCGGGCTGGTCGACGAAGGAATTTTCACGTTCGCAGTTGGCGATCTGACCGAGGGGCCACAAGCAGTTCCCGAGCCTTCGACGTTGCTGCTCTGCGGCCTCAGCGCGTTCGGAGTTGGTGTCCAGCGCCTGCGTCGACGAAAAGCGAAACCGATCGCCTCCCCGGAAACGGCCCCGGCGACCCCCTGA